AGTGATATGACTGCGGTCATGTTATTCCATCTAAATTAGAATATGAACTATAATATATAGGATTGGAGCATGGACGATTTTAGGTCATGCAGAGTTATTCCATCCAAATTGGAGTAGTTCAGATTCCATAGGTCCGAAGCCAAAACCCATGCTCGAGATGTAAAATAATTACGAACAACCGGCTAGATTTTATTAAGTAATGGAGGTGATAGCCATGGAATCGGGGAGGGATTAAATTTAACCAACCTTCAAAGTTAAGGGACTTTTTTAGTATATTACGATAATCCGGTTTAGGGTTTCCACTTTGAGGTTCGGCTCGTATCAGTTCCGGTTCACCTCGAACCGTTCTGACCGATGCCCATTGCCCACTTTCCTCCCCCGCCCGCATTAAACCTTTCTTCacctgctcttcttcttcttcttcttctttcttctcctctcATAGGGTTTTTCCTTCTCCTCTTGCTCCCTCGGTGTTTCTTCGATCAACCCGCAGGTTGCCTCTATTGATTCCGAGGAACAATCATGATTCTTCTCGAGGATGTCTTCAGGGTCGAGAAGCTCGATCCTGACGGCAAAAAGTTCGACAAAGGTGATGCTTCCAGCCCCACTTCTTCGCTCTCGCTCCTGTTTCCGATACACCGGCAGCCGCTCTTTAATCTGAAGGAAATGTGTAGTATTTTAGTGGAGTGTTGCTATTGCGTTGGAATATTGAGAATGTTTTTATTGATGCTGGTAGCTCAAAAAGGGGATTTGGAAGCTGTTTCCTTTTGTGTATGGAGAGTTCAATTTCGAGTTTTTGAGTTCTTAAATTTTCTCAGGATTGTGCAAGTTGGGTTCTTGGGGTGTGGTTCCGCTCGAATTGAGGAGAGGCTTAAAATGGTGTCATAGTTGCGTTTTAGTTTTATCGAAAAAGTTTTGATTCGGGCGTTTTCAATTATGGAGTGTGGCTTCATAAGAGAGTCTCTCTTGGATGGAAGGAGGTTGTCCGACTTTGAGTTGTCATGGAGTGAAAGCTGAACGACGGTATCAGTAATGTCTTATGCTGGGGGCGAGAGGAAAGGGTTGTGTGGTTTTGTAAGAATATATTAAGAGAGGCGTCCGCCTAGCTGAAACCCCTAAACTCAGGATTAAGAATTaacccttttccttttcttggaatcattatatatgtgtatCCATCATTTTCTATAGTGGGTAACATTTGATTTGTTATGAACCAAATTGTTCTGGCCACTTTGTTTATTGTGTGCAGTCTCCCTTGTCTTATGAGTTGCAGTTAATTCTGCTGCATATTAGAAAATGGGAAGAGACCTTTCAATTTCCCACAATGAAATAATTCCCTTGTTAGGTGTATGCTCATGGTTGGTGTTCTTGGTTTTCTCCAGTTACTCGAATTGAAGCACGGAGTGAAAGATTTGACATGTTCATGCACTTGGATATAAATTCTGAGATATACTCGATGGCTGCGGGAGAGAAGTTCACCATGGCATTAGCCACCACATTGAACTTAGATGGAACACCTGACTCTGGATATTATACTCCGGTAATTTTCTTCAAGCCAGCTAATACTGATCCTTCCGTTTCATCCTCTATACTGCCTCTTACTCTCCTTGTGGCACTTGCATACTAATGTTAATGGCTGTTTCACTTTCCTGGTCACCTTTTAAATATACTGATGCTTTAAAGCTTTAAAGTGCTTCATACGTTTTGATAGTAAAACTTCTCCATCAGCAAACATGAGTGGCTTTCCTAACCATTGAACttttctttcaaaaaaatgcatataatgTAACATCTGCATTTTAGCTGCTTGAGCCAAGGATGATGGACTTATTATGGTATGATGTACTATTTCATGCCTTTATGCTAAGCCTGTTGACTTTGAGATACAATCTTGGTGTTAAAACTTTTTGCTGATAACGATGTGCTGTCAAGCCCACTTATTCTATAGATCCATGTAAGCATTTCTTTTTCAGAACTTCTTTATTTCTTGGATTAATAACTTGGTTGCGAACCAGCACATGTGGTCCTTGTGCTAtgtattctgtaatttttCGCTGTcctctttaattaattcaaacaATGAATTTCAAACAATGAATCACCTTTAACTTTTGTTTCTTGAACTTCAATCTCAGGGTCAAAGAAAGTCTATTGCGGACAAGTATGAATACATAATGCATGGTAAGCTGTATAAGATATCAGAAGAGGATCCTGTAAAAGCTGCCGCTAAAGGTTCTGGAAGAGGAGTCAAAGCGTATGTCCTAAATCTTCAAACTGCTCTGCTGTTTTACCTTGATTATCTAGGTTACACTGGGTAGATGGGTTTCCTTATGTTTTCTACTATATCGGTTTCCTACTGTTTTTCCTCCGTTCAGTAGAAGGcaagcaaaataaaaaattgagaggGTCACATTTGGTctagttattttttttcaattcagttTGGTTTTCTGCTGATGTTTCCTAAGTAGTTAGTTTGGCAAAATCTCCAAAAATGCCTGCAGCCTGAGAAGCTCTCTGCAGTGAGCTCATAGTTGTGGAATCATTCCCACCCAAACGGAAGTTGTCAACTGGCAATTGATTCACTTGTAGCTGAGAGAGTATCTtttgtgaaaatttattatcattCCCATCCAAAATGGGTGTGATCAACCGGAAAGTGATTCAGTTGCAGACAAGAGAGTATCGTTTACCTTCAAATGCTACAAACACACAAATAACTATgatatatatcataaaatGACCATGCTGTTCGCGACTGATTGTTTTGAGTTTGTGTTGATGATACAAGTAAATTCGAGTTACCTTAGTTTCATTTCACCTAACACCGGAGACTTCTCATCTTTTTCTGGTGCTCGGTTCACAGGGAGATATATGTTTCGTATGGCGGTCTCCTGATGATGCTGAGAGGGGATCCCTCGAATCTCCACAAGTTCGACCTTGATCAGAGGCTGTTCCTCTGCATTCGGAAGCTCTGAGAAGTATTTCAATTAGGCCCTGAGCTAATTGATAGCGGATGTGGTTTTGGACTTCTTGCACTGTAAATGAAAGTCTCGACCTGTCACTGTCAGAATCTCGCCCGTTTTTATtcactcactctctctctctactttGGGTTATCGATCATCAAGAGTCTCTCTACTCTGAGAAGAAGTTTAGTTGATCCTGGTTTTCGACCATGTTTAGAGGATGTATGATGGACAAGTGTTTTGAAAGTCTCTCTATACGTTGTGTTTCTGTAtggtaaaaattatttaagattcttttcttttctttgttttttttgccGTTTGGGACACCTACAACTATCTCCGTAAAAAGGAAGCTACGTACCGTTTAATCATTTACACAAAtcgaattttaaatatttacagAATCTTTCGGATTATAATTTATCTCGTCTGCGGCTGTATTTGGCCAAATTAAGTTACTTCTTAACATGGAATTTCTGATCAAAATGGACCTTTTCTCTGAGTTTCAATCGGTGATTTATTATAATGTTTGGGGATAAATAAATAGGATAGTAGCAGataaccaaaaaaatcaaactaatataatattttatttgcttAATATTAGCACATAAATTATTTGTTACACTGAGATATCTTAATGATATCTCTTTGTTATCCTATCGAGCTTTGATATGCGTAAGCAGTATACCTTTAATTATCAAAGAGTGCACGTAACCTTTATCCTAATCACTTATGATTAATAATTAGTACATAGTAGATGTCATCCAAGACATTTTCACCGAAGTTTTGATTAGGGGCGTTCAATGTTGGCTTATAGATATTTCGCTTCCTAAGTCCCCACCACTGATTTGCATCTCAAGAAGGATATATTTGGATCCAATCAACGTTGACGTTGGCGCCATGGTATAGAATATTCCCATTATCCTTATCCTAGTATTCTATCTCGACAAACCATGAAGTTTCCTTATACTCAGCAATTTTTTGAGATAAAATACTTCATGAATTTAATTCGACATTTATTCgagaaaattgaattgaactaTATGATTGTTATTGGCAATGAAAATATTCACGGATGTATAttataaaatgtaaaagtcaacTCGCGCATTATTCGTGATTCAACGAGTCAAGTGCGATCCTTTGTAAGCCTTACACGCTGATGGACATAATGCTTAACGGTCGGTTAGGTCCCGCACAATTGTCCGAACAAGTGCTTCAAGTGGCAACCACCATATTGTATTTACATGGCATAACTCTAGAAAGGGACAAATACATGGACACCCAACCCAATCAAGTTCTTGCATAAGCGTGCCTCGGCTTAtactatattatatgtatatattgattgattatcGTATTACCATAATACACACACAAGAGAGCATACCATTGTGTggctcttatatatatatatatatgtgtgcgcgCGCGCGGACGTAAACTATCATAGCTCATTGAGTAACTAAGCTTTAATAACAGTTTTGACTTTTGAGACAATATATCTAATAATGGCTGTGTGCGTATTGAGTTCAGTACACGTACTTATACTAATACTTAGCCTATAAGCCTGCACGTTGCGTGGATTTTGTCTTAAACATTCTCAAGAAGTTTCTCGATTTATAACTCATTATATACTTGTTAATTCtaattttgtttattatttttttattcaagttataaattaataataatactcCATATCTAGATTCAGAAGTTAGTATTAAATTTGAGaacaattttttcaaaattttacctAAAACTAAAGCTACTTCCAATAATTGGATTTCAATCtaaatttttggaaaattctccttcttcttattttgtaacatcttaattttaaaatcttcttttcatatatatatgtatatatatatttatttatttatcatcatgGTCAATTACATTATATCTCGAGAGAGAGGAATATCTAAacagaaaaatattaattctctttaataattatttttgtacCAGCAATTGTCCCATGTGACCAATTCATTTGCATACTCGAGAgatgataatgatgatgatgatgataataaaattattttcatcctAACAATTATCGCATTCGGccacttattattattattacatcgTATGCTCgagagaaaattttcttttgtgaacaattatcccatATGGccacttattattattattacattgTATGCTCGAgagatttttttgtttgggtCGCAGCAATTATCCCACGAGACAATGGGCCTATATCCTTTCATTAACAGTAATAATTGTCTCATTTTTCCGTTATTATCACATGTGATAATGGCctcatttttaataataataataagtgtGGAAATGCATTAAATGTTGAATCCTAAGAGTAGTTTAACGTGAAGCCTCCATTTGTAGATTTTGTCCAAATGACAAAGCATGGTGATTGCTtcgataattatatattatatatagatactaaTACTAATAGTAACATATACAAAGGTCGGAGGTGAAAGATTTTTTCTCACTTTCgtattttctattttaccCTTTTAGCTAGTAATTGCGTTCATCATCTAGAGCGACTCTTCCAACCGTGTGCGTGTGTAATACGTAATTTGGGTGCGGTAGTTTCCCCCACTTTCCCGGCAAGGATTGTTAATCCCTCCCACAGGTTATGTGCACTGGCATGgcatgctctctctctctctcaaattcAAGCGGAGACTCTGATTTCCTCAGGGGATGGAACGAAAGCCATTCTTAGCTGCAATTGGCAAGTGAAACACTTCGGGACTTAGCACACACACTTATTCATTTCATTCTGTTTGAAATTATGAACGAAAGGATTTGGAGAGGGGAGATTCCAGCACAGCGTTGTTTATCTCTCTGAATCCCTCTATTTGAATAGATTAATCGCGTGTAATTTTAATCGAAAACAAATATATACGATTTTAGTCGGTTTAGAGAACtcagagatatatatataagcatagaGAAATTTATGCAAAATGGGCTTTATGTGAAACGCTTATGATCAAAACTGTATATATATCAGACTCTTTCTTTGCAAAGCATTTCTCACGTAATGTtcgcgaaaaaaaaaattgcagaaaACGTAGTTGTTGACATTATCAACCTAATTCAATAAACAGGAAATAAAATCGCAGAAAACATAGGTGTTGACATTATCGACCTAATTCAATGGACGCCCTGCCGGTGGATGCAGGAGGAAATCGAAGTATGGGCCATGTTCAACTCCGATCGCTTGCACACCAGAGAGAGAGCTTCAAATTCTAAACAGGACGTAATCATCACTCAATAAAATGCCCCTACATGATTATTCGGAAATAAAATCAATAGACACCATTGCACACGAGAGAGAAATTAAGCTCTAAATTCTAATCGAAGTAATCACTCAAATTGttcagtctctctctctctctctcttctctctctctctatatatatatatatatatatcaccgGCGAGGAGTCCCCCATACCTCAACAAAGTCCGGATCATAATGCAAGGCAAAAAGGCGATCTCCACCAATCGAAACATCACATATCAGATCACCACTTGCCTCAATCTTTGATGTAAGGACCCAGTCGGAACCAGAGAGTACGCAACCGTTGCTCCTCGTGCGTGCGTACAGTTGCCCCTCATGACAATGGATCGATTCAGGGGTATTATTGTTTCTCGGGCCAACCGAATTCTTCAACTTCCAATCAACATGCCATCCTGAGGCCAGAGCCTTCCGGTAATCCACTATGGACACATTCATGTacatatccatcaagcaaacatTGTTACTGGTCTCATTAGCTGCCGCATCTACGAGCCAGTTAGATGCGACCTGCTGTCTTTCAAAGTATCGCATTGGAAAGTAAATTTCTTCTCCCTAGGATCTAGAGTACAAAACCTTATGTACCCTAATTTGTCGATGAGGACTCCGAACAAGCAGTTCAACCAGCATAACCATTGCAGCTTTCTTAGGACTTCGAGCTCCGAATAAATAGCACGTTTAAGCATGCCCGTTATTGGGTCCCAAACTCCTATTCCGGCAGACTTTCCAGTGTCTTTAGATGTACCGCTTGAGAATACCTCGTTGTTCCAGTTTATATACAGAGCCTTGTGAAAAAAAGGCCAACAAGGCTGAAGATTCTCTGAAGATAACCAGTGGATTAAATTCCCCAGTTACCGAGTTGAACTGTCCAATGTTCGTGGATTTAGATATCATGAAATTCCGTGAATCACACCAAAGAATATCATAAACGCGGTTGTCCTGGTCGAGGCATATCGGAGGATACTCCACCATAGTCCAGTCATTGTATGTATTGCACCTTGTGGCCATGGGCAATGCAGAAGGCCCCGGTCGGGCTAGCCCCCAGTCAATCTTCATGGCTATTAAGTTGGCGATGTACTCAACTGGCAGATGACCGGAAAAGTTGTTGTCAGAGAGGTCCAAAATACGTAACTTTGGGAAGGGATGAGTAGTTCTCTTGGAACTATCCACCGGACCATGGAACCTATTGGATCTCAGGATAAGAACTTGCAGATGTGGGAGGGTATCCAACAAGTAAGGGAAGTGGCCGCCTAACTCATTTTTGCCAAGATCCAAaactttcaaattctt
Above is a window of Punica granatum isolate Tunisia-2019 chromosome 7, ASM765513v2, whole genome shotgun sequence DNA encoding:
- the LOC116212777 gene encoding DNA-directed RNA polymerases II, IV and V subunit 8B-like, with the translated sequence MILLEDVFRVEKLDPDGKKFDKVTRIEARSERFDMFMHLDINSEIYSMAAGEKFTMALATTLNLDGTPDSGYYTPGQRKSIADKYEYIMHGKLYKISEEDPVKAAAKGSGRGVKAEIYVSYGGLLMMLRGDPSNLHKFDLDQRLFLCIRKL